In Streptomyces nojiriensis, one genomic interval encodes:
- a CDS encoding bifunctional MaoC family dehydratase N-terminal/OB-fold nucleic acid binding domain-containing protein yields the protein MTADAEVDDVDGTVAAEAEAAARFHSLLAAFEGQLAATAGRGKDAVNEPMIRHWCEAMGDANPAYTGPDAIAPPTMLQAWTMGGLSGHADRSSAYDELLTLLDGAGFTSVVATDCEQEYHRPLRPGAEITFDAVIETVSPRKTTKLGTGHFVTTRMDVQADGELAGTHRFRILKYAPAAGPVKRTPAQRPASQRPRPVVNRDNQGFWDGVRDHKLLIQRCASCAALRFPWLPGCNACASPDWDTVEASGAGTVFSYVVMHHPPFPAFDPPYAVALVELAEGVRMISNITGVPYDKVRIGLPVRLEFLRVDAGLELPVFRGSEG from the coding sequence ATGACGGCGGACGCGGAGGTGGACGACGTGGACGGCACGGTCGCGGCCGAGGCAGAAGCGGCAGCCCGTTTCCACAGCCTGCTGGCGGCCTTCGAGGGGCAGCTGGCCGCCACTGCGGGACGGGGCAAGGACGCGGTCAACGAGCCGATGATCCGGCACTGGTGCGAGGCGATGGGCGATGCCAACCCCGCCTACACCGGCCCGGACGCCATCGCGCCGCCCACCATGCTCCAGGCCTGGACCATGGGAGGCCTCTCCGGCCACGCGGACCGCTCCTCCGCCTACGACGAGCTCCTCACGCTCCTCGACGGCGCCGGCTTCACCTCCGTGGTCGCCACCGACTGCGAGCAGGAGTACCACCGCCCCCTGCGCCCCGGCGCCGAGATCACCTTCGACGCCGTCATCGAGACCGTGTCGCCCCGCAAGACGACCAAGCTGGGCACCGGCCACTTCGTGACCACCCGTATGGACGTCCAGGCGGACGGGGAGCTCGCCGGCACCCACCGCTTCCGCATCCTCAAGTACGCGCCCGCCGCCGGGCCGGTGAAGCGGACCCCGGCACAGCGGCCCGCGTCGCAGCGCCCCCGCCCGGTGGTCAACCGCGACAACCAGGGTTTCTGGGACGGGGTGCGCGACCACAAGCTGCTGATCCAGCGCTGCGCCTCCTGCGCCGCCCTCCGCTTCCCGTGGCTCCCCGGCTGCAACGCCTGCGCGAGCCCCGACTGGGACACGGTCGAGGCCTCCGGCGCCGGCACGGTGTTCAGCTACGTCGTCATGCACCACCCGCCCTTCCCGGCCTTCGACCCGCCCTACGCGGTCGCACTCGTCGAGCTCGCCGAAGGAGTCCGGATGATCAGCAACATCACCGGGGTGCCCTACGACAAGGTGCGCATCGGCCTCCCCGTCCGACTGGAGTTCCTGCGCGTCGACGCCGGCCTCGAACTCCCCGTCTTCCGCGGGAGCGAGGGCTGA
- a CDS encoding acyl-CoA dehydrogenase family protein has product MHLAPTEGQLRLRAELRAYFKDLMPDGLPDDPARQRELLRRIGADGLLGLGWPAEYGGQGRGADEQFVFFDEAYRAGAPVSMVTLNTVGPTLMKYGTEEQKDYFLPRILAGDTVFAIGYSEPEAGTDLAALRTRAVRDGSDWLIDGQKVFTSNAQNADWIWLACRTDPEAPKHKGISIILVPTDTPGFSWTPIDTVGGLTTTATYYDRVRVPAGHLVGAEDGGWGLITNQLNHERVALAAIGMQAEDFYAYALDHARTPDPVTGDRPADLPWVQSRLAEAHARLAAVRLLNWRLVQDVGSGALAPGDASGVKFLGTESTVEVYRMCQEVVGEEALIRGPAAFAGGELERMNRAAQINTFGGGVSEVQREIVAMMRLGMKGRKR; this is encoded by the coding sequence GTGCACCTCGCCCCGACCGAAGGCCAGTTGCGGCTCCGCGCCGAGCTGCGCGCGTACTTCAAGGACCTGATGCCGGACGGCCTTCCGGATGATCCGGCCCGCCAGCGCGAACTCCTGCGCCGCATAGGCGCCGACGGGCTCCTCGGCCTCGGCTGGCCCGCCGAGTACGGCGGTCAGGGCCGCGGCGCCGACGAGCAGTTCGTCTTCTTCGACGAGGCCTACCGGGCCGGGGCCCCCGTCTCCATGGTCACGCTCAACACCGTCGGCCCGACCCTGATGAAGTACGGGACCGAGGAGCAGAAGGACTACTTCCTCCCCCGGATCCTCGCGGGCGACACCGTCTTCGCCATCGGCTACTCCGAACCCGAGGCCGGCACCGACCTCGCCGCCCTGCGCACGCGCGCGGTCCGCGACGGATCCGACTGGCTGATCGACGGGCAGAAGGTATTCACCTCCAACGCCCAGAACGCGGACTGGATCTGGCTCGCCTGCCGCACGGACCCCGAGGCCCCCAAGCACAAGGGCATCTCGATCATCCTGGTGCCCACCGACACCCCGGGCTTCTCCTGGACCCCGATCGACACCGTCGGCGGGCTCACCACCACGGCCACGTACTACGACCGCGTCCGCGTGCCCGCCGGCCATCTCGTAGGCGCCGAGGACGGCGGCTGGGGTCTGATCACCAACCAGCTCAACCACGAGCGCGTCGCCCTCGCCGCCATCGGCATGCAGGCCGAGGACTTCTACGCGTACGCGCTCGACCACGCCCGCACCCCCGACCCGGTCACCGGCGACCGGCCCGCAGACCTCCCCTGGGTGCAGTCCCGGCTCGCCGAGGCGCACGCACGCCTCGCCGCCGTGCGCCTCCTCAACTGGCGGCTCGTCCAGGACGTGGGCAGCGGGGCCCTGGCCCCCGGAGACGCCAGCGGGGTGAAGTTCCTCGGCACCGAGTCCACCGTCGAGGTGTACCGGATGTGCCAGGAGGTGGTGGGCGAGGAGGCCCTGATCCGCGGGCCCGCGGCCTTCGCCGGCGGCGAGCTCGAACGGATGAACCGGGCCGCCCAGATCAACACGTTCGGCGGCGGGGTCAGCGAGGTCCAGCGGGAGATCGTCGCCATGATGCGGCTCGGCATGAAGGGGAGGAAGCGATGA
- a CDS encoding acyl-CoA dehydrogenase family protein produces MDFHPTEEQAAAAGLAARILSDLATHERLAEAGTGSDAELWKALTTAGLTAAVEEVGLLGLVLLLEEQGRTTAQVPYAATCVYGILPVAAHGSPEQRARLLPALGTGEAVATGAFPARGRITAEGGRLTGTAPAVPWLRDATHVLVPDTDRALWLVRTDAPGVRTSPVETTAPWSAGRLTLTAAEGERLGSDGAYEDALAAARTAFAGLQAGVCAGSLARAVEYTSTREQFGRPLSTNQGVMLRAADAYMDTEAIRVTTYEAAWRIDQGLPAHEHALTAAWWASEAGKRVVHAGQHLHGGMGADLDHPVHRHFLWGRQLDSYLGCGSELLAELGASIAGGERAEGEQA; encoded by the coding sequence ATGGACTTCCACCCCACCGAGGAGCAGGCCGCCGCGGCCGGTCTCGCCGCCCGGATCCTCTCCGATCTGGCCACCCACGAGCGCCTCGCCGAAGCCGGCACCGGCAGCGACGCCGAGCTGTGGAAGGCCCTCACCACGGCCGGACTGACCGCCGCGGTCGAGGAGGTCGGCCTGCTCGGACTGGTCCTGCTGCTGGAGGAACAGGGCCGCACCACCGCACAGGTCCCGTACGCCGCCACCTGTGTGTACGGGATCCTCCCCGTGGCCGCGCACGGCAGCCCCGAGCAGCGCGCCCGCCTGCTGCCCGCCCTCGGCACGGGCGAGGCGGTGGCCACCGGAGCGTTCCCGGCGCGGGGCCGGATCACCGCCGAGGGCGGCCGGCTCACCGGGACCGCCCCCGCCGTGCCGTGGCTGCGCGACGCCACACACGTACTGGTCCCGGACACGGACCGGGCACTGTGGCTCGTACGGACCGACGCGCCCGGTGTGCGGACCTCCCCGGTGGAGACCACCGCCCCGTGGTCGGCCGGCCGGCTGACGCTGACCGCGGCCGAGGGAGAACGCCTCGGCTCCGACGGCGCGTACGAGGACGCACTCGCCGCCGCCCGCACCGCCTTCGCCGGGCTCCAGGCGGGAGTCTGCGCGGGGTCCCTCGCCCGCGCGGTGGAATACACCTCCACCCGGGAGCAGTTCGGCAGGCCGCTCTCCACCAACCAGGGGGTCATGCTGCGCGCGGCCGACGCGTACATGGACACCGAGGCGATCCGGGTCACCACGTACGAGGCGGCCTGGCGCATCGACCAGGGCCTTCCGGCACACGAGCACGCGCTGACGGCCGCCTGGTGGGCCTCGGAGGCGGGCAAGCGGGTCGTGCACGCGGGCCAGCACCTGCACGGCGGCATGGGCGCCGACCTGGACCACCCCGTCCACCGGCACTTCCTGTGGGGACGACAGCTGGACTCCTACCTGGGCTGCGGCAGCGAGCTGCTGGCCGAGCTCGGAGCTTCGATAGCCGGGGGAGAACGAGCCGAGGGAGAGCAGGCATGA
- a CDS encoding DUF6344 domain-containing protein yields the protein MTQRSILTSIWTAVLAALMAVLSGFGITGKSAPAAASAPAPAPAAAGTEATAARRPAVAARRTWRAMMRGGSLPPTIKQRIHAEAHGKTPSVRRSTTAAAMGAGAGTASPTPTSAATPAAVHTAARTAAPAAAVAAPTAQTAVPPVAAGATRGALALAA from the coding sequence ATGACCCAGCGCAGCATCCTCACGTCGATCTGGACCGCCGTCCTCGCCGCCCTGATGGCCGTCCTCTCCGGCTTCGGCATCACGGGGAAGTCGGCTCCGGCCGCCGCCTCCGCACCTGCCCCCGCCCCCGCCGCTGCCGGCACCGAGGCCACCGCCGCACGTCGGCCGGCCGTCGCGGCCCGGCGGACCTGGCGGGCGATGATGCGGGGCGGCTCGCTGCCGCCGACCATCAAGCAGCGGATCCACGCCGAGGCGCACGGCAAGACCCCTTCCGTACGACGTTCCACCACTGCCGCCGCCATGGGCGCCGGTGCCGGAACCGCCTCCCCGACGCCGACCTCGGCCGCAACGCCCGCCGCAGTACACACCGCAGCACGCACCGCAGCACCTGCCGCCGCCGTCGCGGCGCCCACCGCGCAGACCGCAGTACCCCCGGTCGCCGCCGGCGCCACCCGGGGCGCGCTCGCGCTCGCCGCGTAG